The genome window AGGAACACttactctctcctttcttttctaaagGAGAAACCTCCTTCAATGAGGAACCCTTCCAGGTTTTCTGTCTGAAGGGAAAAGATTATTTCTAGAGAATGATTCTGATaagattttctcttcctttctgctaCACTTCCCACAGGGAGTCAGCATTTTCTGAGAGGGAGTGGCAAATAACTTTTTCAGTTAAGAGGTAGGGAAGTTGAGGGGAAAAACTTACTGTGGGGGAAACTCTTATTCCAAGGGGTCATTGGTGCAGGGAGTGAGTCTGTGACAGGAACCCTCATGAAACTAGGGGCGTCTTTTGGGAATCCGAGGAGCCCAGGTGTTAACGAGAGCTTAGAGAGGTGCTAGGCCAGCCCTTGTTTACCCACAAGGAAGCTGAATCTTGGGAAAGGGAATGCCTTGCTACTAAGTGAcaggaccaggacttgaacccagcttTACCAAGTGCCAGCCTGGGGCTCTTCCCACCACAGCGGACCGAGGGAGGGGAGGTTACCTACCGCTTGGGTGAGTGATGCTGGCGAGGAAACTGCCGCTGTGAAATGTTTGACCAGTGTTAGAGGCATCTCTGCGGTGGGAGGCATTGATTCCTGAGAGAAGGAAACTGGGGAGGAGGGTAGAATCGGGGGCTATGTCAAAGTCACTGTGCAATCCAGTGGGTGGCTCGGGAAGCATCAATCGTCAGTGAACGCTGAGTTTCGAGGAAGAACAGGGCATATTTCTCCCAGGAGTGCAGGGGATGAGCCTTGCCAAGGGGATGTATGCTACCCTCTCAGACTTGCAAACTGTCTCTATTATTTCCTGTCTCTCTTTCCAGAAGGAgttgtcattttaatttcttttaaataagagGAAGGGGCCCAAGGAAACTGTTTGAGGGAATGTAGATGTTTTATAATACGAGTAGATTGTGGTCATGTTGACAAAACTGCACATAATTACCCAAATTCAATAAACTGTATACTTAACatggatgaaaaaaaatcaaatcagagGAAGGGGAAAGTGAATTAGAgcccaataaagctgttattaaaacaaTGGGGGGGAAAGACCCCaagccaaaacaccaaaaaacaagagagaatgGCTCTAGGCCTGGTTTTACCCAGCCTGGGGGGTGGCGGTCCCTCCTTGGCAGCTTCAGCTACTCATATCACTATTTCTCTCACCCATTCCTTTCTTGATCAGCAAAAAGCCAAGGCCAGCTCATCCTGGGGGAGGTCAGAGATTGCAGGAGAAAGAACTTCACAAACACACAAGCCACCTCTTCATTTACTGTAAAATCCTGTTTAATGTGtaacatttcaggcagagggaggccTTGGGGACCAGAGGCAAAGGCAGCCCTGATCAACCCCCACTCCAACTTATCTGcctgtttctctccctccctaGCTCCTCCACCCCAGACATGTCCTTCTTACGTTGCTACCCTCCCTTCTCCACCCACGTGTCCACAGCACCCTCCCTCCACTCCACTTGCCCGCATCCCTCCCCACCGGTGTGACTCCAGAAATAGGGTATCTGACAGCATGGGGTTAAGATTAGTTTCATAATTGGAGATGTCAGAGCATCCTACCTCTGGTCCCCAGTGGtcccagggagagggagagggacgaGGAAGGGGTGCGGGCAACAAGAGCTGACCACACCCCCAACAGCCTTGAGTGCTGGCGTGGGTGGCCTCCAGCTCCCCACCCCTTTAGCCCCTGAGGCAGAAGGGCCTGGGAGCAAGGGAagttgggagggaaggaaggaaggttttGATGGAACAATCCCTAGCAGGCAGAGGCCTGTGCACCAGCAGGGGACAAGGAGGGGCAGGaccggggcagggtggggggcaggatgGGAGGTTGCCTGGTCTGTGGCATCAGCAGGCCGAGCAGCGGTCGCTCTTCTCAGCCAGCCCGGCCCCTGTGCCGGGGCTGCGGCGCAGTATGTCTTTCAGGGAGCCGTCCTGTTCGCTCAGCAGCTTGTTGATCTCGTTCTGCTTGTATTCAGGTGAGAGGCGGTGGCCGAAGCCCCCCGAGCCCTTGCGGGAGGGTGGATTGGAGCGGCGCTGGGCTCGGCGGGCACAGGCCCGGAAGATGAGGTACACCACCTCGGCCACGTTGAGGATGATACAGATGCCAGAGGCAGCCAGCATGAAGACGGTGAAGACGGTTTTCTCTGTGGGGCGGGACACGAAGCAGTCCACTGTGTTGGGGCAAGGGTAGGCCTCACACTTGACCAGCCGCACCATGGCGTAGCCAGGGTAGAGCAGATAAAAGACGTACATGAAGGCGGCCTCGAACAGCAGCCGGAAGACCACACTGATGACATAGGTCCACCACAGTGTCCCTGAGATGTGGACCTTGTGCCTCTTCACCTCCTCCAGGTGTAGCGGGTCCCCATGCCCCTCAAGTCgcagcattttcttttctatgtgcTGCTGGTGAGCCACATGCATGGCCACCAGGAGAGCTGGGGTGGAAACCAAGATTAGCTGCAGAGACCACAGACGCACATGGGAAATGGGGAAAAAGTGGTCGTAGCAGACGCTGTTGCAGCCAGGCTGGAGGgtgttgcagatgaaggaagaCTTCTCGTCACCCCACACACTCTCGGCAGCTACCACCAGCACCATGATTCTGAAGATGAAGATGACCGAGAGCCATACTCGGCCAATGGCAGTAGAATGCCGGTTCACGCCACTGAGCAAGGTGTACAAACCCGTCCAGTTCATCCTGCCTCATTCACACCTGCAAAACACGAGCCACACAGCAAACTGTCAGAAAGCTGGGGCAGAAAGCCGGGCACCATAACACTGCCTGATACCCCCCTCATCCCTTCCAAGAGCCAGTGACAAGACAGGAAGGAGAGTCATAGCTTTCCTCACCACCCCCTCTCCCTTGCcagcctctccttctctttctcttcctcctcctccctcattcACTCGATGACTTGACCTCCCTGAACCCCGTCTCCCTTCTTCGCCTTCATCCAACATTCTTTCCTCTCCTGCCCTTCCTTGCTAGGCCCATCTCGTTCTGCTATCAGCCATCCTCTtgagctccccctgccccaccatctTAAGTCTGGACCTGGGGCAAACCCAACAAAGCCTCGTTACCTTGGGGAGCGCCTATCCCTGAGGCCACCCAGACAGGTTCCCTATGGTCTCATGTCTGTGCAGGGGGAGTGGTCCCTGGGTCCGCGCCTGCGTCCCAATTCATCGCCTCCCGGTGCTGGGGAGTCATATGCTGCTTTATACCCAGTGTCTGCACAATGGGACCTTTGTGGGGCTCTGAACAACGCCCTTTAGAATTCAGATCAAACGCCCTGACTTCCGCCCACCCTACACACAGAGCACTTGTGTCCCAGCGCCGGACACCCAGCCTGCACCCACCTGTTCTGTGCCCGCCCGGTCCATCGCCGCACCCGCCCCATAGCCCCACCAGAAGAATGGCCACGGGGCGCTGGGGAGATGGAACAAAGACAGGTGCATGTAAGAGGGGACCTGGGGGAACCAGGAGGATCCGGGCTTGAGGCCCTCTTCTGTGGCCCTACTAGAAACTTAGGTTCAGCAGGATTTTTCCTAGGCTTAGAACACCTCCAGGGAACACGTGAGCTTGAGGTTGGGAGAGGGAGCTCACATTTATCaagccaggaactgtgctaagcattttccCATACATTCTTTCTTTTGACCCATTTAGCAAGCCTCTAGGGACTGTTACTCCCAGTCTTTCCAGctgaggaagctgaagctcagaTAAGTTAAGTAACTCAttcgaggtcacacagctgaagtGTTTGAGTAGGATGAAACAAAAGTATCCAAAGCAGAAGTCTAGGCTCTTTCCACAGTATAGTCCTTGCGCTTTTGCAGATGGTGTCGGCAAAAGCAAAGGCTAGTTGTTAatgacaacagcagcagcagcagcaacaaaagCAAAGGCTAATGCTACCCataaaagcacaagaaacaagGAAGCTGCTGACCAGTGAGTACAGTCCAACTCTAATGTCATGGAGCAAACTCTGACCATCCCTCCTTGAGCCAATCCAGAGGATGGCCAGGTGAGGACAAGCCAGGGGGAGAAAGCAGAAGTTAATCAAGCAAACAGAAAGTTAGAAGAGGGAACAGGTAGGAGTCATCTAgctttgggtttgaatcctggttcttcACCGACTACAACTTTGGGCTAAGTTACCAAACCTCTGAGTCTGCATGTTCATCTATAAATGGCGTTAATATCCAGGGTTATTTTTGAGGGTCAAGGAAGCAACCTGCAAAAGTTCTTAGTCCAGCTCCAACTTCATAGTTGGTGATCAAGGGAAGTAAAAACTTtatcaggaagagaaaacaacAGTGGCTTTGGGGGAAGTAAGTGGTCTGCCAAACCCAAtatccctctctttccttcccattGCTGTTGTTGACCTATAGTGTCTGTCTGAGATAGAACAGACTGTTCCAtggctgccctgcccccaggtcAAGTGTACATTGTAACTACTGGTTTCCTGAGCTTGCCAGTTGCTCTAGGGAAGAAACTCCCCCCTGTCCCTTAGGCAGGCAAAGGAGGCCTCCTGCTACCTCCCACCACCTCTGCCATTAAGTTGTAAGGAGATCATGCTAGAAGCCGGCAACTGGCTGTGAGAATACACAAGTCTGGACGTAGGGGCAGCGCTTGTGGGAGGAGCCCCACATCCGGTTCTGGGGGGTCCTCTCCGTTGCAGGGGAAAGAGTAGGGTATCAGCAGCTGGAAAAGTTGGGGGAATGGAATGAAAGAAACTAGGGGACGAAGGGATAGTCGAGGGACATAGATTACTTCTCTAACAAGGTTTCCtcatttagcttaaaaaaaaaaagcctccgtCTGTTCACGCTGTGGGCCTAAACCAGTGTGGGAAAAGCAGGAATACAGTTGCCCTTTCTCCTAAGCTTGGGATTCTGCAGGCAGAGCTTCTACAGGAGGTACCACGGAAAGAAATGCTTCATCCACTGAGACATGTTAGAGTCAAAAACAGGTGGTCGAGGAGCATTATTAAGAATAATCATTTCCTGAGCCCGTGTTAGGTGCCAGGCCCTTGCATGCACACAATCTCATGTGAACCTTACAACAACCCCGTGAGGGAGGTGTTGTTTGTAATCCTcatgtcacagatgaggaaactgaggtaaagAAAGGTGAGGAGACTTATCCCAGTGTCACAGGGGTCACGCAGTGAGTACGtgccagagctgggatttgagccagGTCcagctgactccagagcccatacACTTTCCCATAAGCTTTACCACCTCAGCTACaattagcatttttctttctgtgagtgTTTTTTAGAAACAGGGAGATTGAAGACTGCTCTGGCTTTTATTCTCCTCTAGCCCTTCTCCCCTTTCCTATAACTGACaactcttttcctctcctcccttcccagggTTTTCAGCTGCCTCCGGATTTATTCTGTTTCCCCTTTCTTACCTTTCTCCGGCTGCTTCCGCAAACCCCAAAGCAAACTTCAGCtgttctcttctctgtctccctcaggGGTGCCCCACAGACAGCCTGGCAACCGCTGAGTTTCTAGATTCTTATAGCTCTCCACCTCCCATCCTCTTGAGCCCTCTGGGGCATAGCCAGGAGCTCCCTTtggggcccctaaggacccttgTGTGGGCACTGGGATCTCAATTTTTTGCTCTCCCTTTGGAAAGAGCTGATCCATATGTCAACATCAATACCTCAAGGGTTTCATTTCAAAAACATCCAGGGGAGTTACCTGATTTTGAAATCCAAACTGTTTTTGTGACTTTAGGTTAAAGTCCAGGTATTGATACGGTGTGTGTTGCTCTAGGCGTGTTTTGTTCTCATGTTTAATTAGACAGGACTTCTCTGACCATGTCAGGCTCTGGCCTTGTCCTCCGATTCAGATTTGCCCAAGCACTCAAGCACGGTTCCAAATCAGGAGATTGTCCTTAGTCCCTGCAACTAATATTACACCCACTTCTCAGACAAGGaggttgaggctcagagaggttaaataacttacctcAATATCAGCTGCACTGCTGCTGAATGGTAGAGTcaaatttcaaatttgttttcatCTGACCCCAAAGCCTTTGTACGTTGGCAGCCTCTCTTCCCTTAAGGACACTGCATTCTGAGGCCAGGCCCATGACTCAGAAATGCATACTCCTTTCCACATGTGCCTGCACGCGtgggtgtgtgtacgtgtaccCGCACAAGCACATTCATCAAGGctgtctctctctgctcccaCCTCTTCCCAGTCCTTCCTTCCAACTACAGGAAATCCTTGTGTCCTTATGGTTTGGGGAAGAGGGGCCTGGCTAGGCGGGGTGAAGTTACTCTCAGCCTCAGACTCCACACTCCCTCCCCCAGTTTCACAGACAGCCTCTGGCCAGGAAAGGACAGGGGtctttctttgagattttcttcTGAATTTCAGGCTGCCTTCATCAGTTTGGCATGGCTAAGACCAAACTCTTCCAGCCCTCTCCCTCTTCACCTGCTCCTCTTCCCTGCCTCTACCCTGTGGTTCCACAGCACCTGTCACTGCACTGTCACCTCCACGCTGCCATACGTACTCGGTGGCCTGGCTTGGCTCAGGGCCAGTCTAGCttatttcagttttctcctctcaCTCCGCCATGGTCTTTCCATAGAACTCCTGCTAATATCAGCTCCCTTCCTCACTGTTTGGACTATACCCTCTTACTCCTCTATCAACTACCTGACTTCCTGTTGCTCTCTACTTGGACTT of Hippopotamus amphibius kiboko isolate mHipAmp2 chromosome X, mHipAmp2.hap2, whole genome shotgun sequence contains these proteins:
- the GJB1 gene encoding gap junction beta-1 protein, with protein sequence MNWTGLYTLLSGVNRHSTAIGRVWLSVIFIFRIMVLVVAAESVWGDEKSSFICNTLQPGCNSVCYDHFFPISHVRLWSLQLILVSTPALLVAMHVAHQQHIEKKMLRLEGHGDPLHLEEVKRHKVHISGTLWWTYVISVVFRLLFEAAFMYVFYLLYPGYAMVRLVKCEAYPCPNTVDCFVSRPTEKTVFTVFMLAASGICIILNVAEVVYLIFRACARRAQRRSNPPSRKGSGGFGHRLSPEYKQNEINKLLSEQDGSLKDILRRSPGTGAGLAEKSDRCSAC